Genomic segment of Malus domestica chromosome 15, GDT2T_hap1:
AATTTCTTGGCACCAAGGTCAAGTAGTTGTTGAAGGGAGTCAGGCAGAAGCACAAGCTTTGCAGCAGTTTGGCCTTTTTTCGGGCAGCTAAGTGTCACTCTGGCCGGATAGCTGTTCCTACTCGTGCTCCTTGCCAAACTGCCTGTAGATGCGACAATGTCTCTATCTTTCTCACCTGCATGTTTTCAAATTCACCTTGTCAAAACTGTTCATCACCTAGTGTTCGAAAAATTAATGTACGGTGAAAGGCCTCCATTTCTAGTAGGTCGAGTAATGATGCACTCGGGGCTTTTTTACTCATGATTTTCTGGGGATCCCTATGAAACAGTATGTGAGTGCTTTTCGAATAGAAAAATAAGAACAGGAAATTATAGCATCTTACTAAGAATTTACAGAGAAAATTGAAGATATATGCTTACCAGTATTAGTATTGGCAGCTGACATGAAACCAAACAGTGAATTGCGAAAGATTTTATCCATTCTACGAGTATTTTCTGATGTCATATCTGAGTAAGATGGCCTGCCATCCCGTGCGTAGGGAGGTAATGTAGGCTCACTCCTGAACTTCCCAGGGCGTGATGGTATCAGATCCTTTGGCATAGGAACAACAGTTGGTTTCTTGGTTGGTTTATTACTCTCCCATTTGTGCTGAAACAGTTCCATTATTTCTTCATGTCCCTGATGCTCTGCCAAAGCCCTAGGAGTCCATCCATAGCCATCCGGCTTGTCAGCCTCAGCTCCTTGTTCCAAGAGGAACTTAACCATCTCTACATTTCCTTCACATACCGCCGTGTGAAGCGCTGCAGTCCCATTGCTCTTGGGCAGTGTTACATCACCGTTATACGTGACAATGTCTTTAAGCAGCTCCAAGTTGTTTTGCTCAACAGCAGCACAAGCAAAATTTCCCACATTGCCAGAATTTATCTTCGCTCCGTTGTCTAAGAGAAGTTTAATCAAAGACTCATGCTTCCCTGATATTGCTTCCCATATAGGAACATTTCCTTCCGAATCTGCATGCAAAGTAATGAACAATTGGTTCAGCGTAATGTTCTCACACCATATTTCATATAAAAGTTCACCTAAATAGAAGCATAGCACACCAGACTGTCTGACAAGAGAACATGTCCATACCTTGTATATTGGGATCTGCTTCATACTCTAGGAGTAAAAGGGCGCAGTGTTCATTTCCATTAGATGCTGCAATGTGCTGTTGaaacaaaaagttaaaaaacacacacaaagtAAGCACCAAAGTCGCAAATTCAAAGGCTATAGGGGACAAAATGGTGTCTGTTTGCGCATATAAAGATAGGGTATGCGCACCATAGCTGTTCGTCCATTATTGTCCATCTCGTTTGGATCTGAACCCCTCCTGAGCAACCGATGCAGCAACAAATCATCACCTCTCTGTGCAGCAAAGCATAAACTAAGAGGCAGATCCATTTTACCGCTAGCCAGCACATGCTCTATGTCCCTCAAAATTCCTTCTGCCAGCGGattcttcatttctttcaaatgctgcatcaacaacatatatGCACATGCATAAGAAAGACTGCAAAAAACTGTTATCGAAATGCTGATTCCCAAATATTAAAGACTACCAAAAAATGACTAAAGTAACTTACATACCTTAAGAAAATTGTTCATGATTATCGTTCCATCTCCAACATTTGCTTGAACAAGATTTAAGAAAGCTGTACGGTTCAAACGCAGAAGCTGGGAGAGTCCTTTCGTCCTAACTGTGACCATTTGAGGCCTGTAACAAAGCACACCTATTTCACCAACAACGTCTCCTGTCTTTGCTTCATGAACAACCTGCAGTCATTCAACAAGAAGTCCATTAGTCATAGACAAAGCACCAAGTTTATGTTTTAGAAGACACGTTGAACAAAGATTATCCTTAAACTTGCCGGTGTTGCTCCATTCCTATGCATAATAAGTTCCTGTTAGCAAGTTGCAGGAATCAGAAGCTAGTTTTCCAAATAAAAAACCGAAGAGTAAAAGAAAGGCAATAGGTGCCTTGTGATTCAAGCGCAAAGAGTGAGTCGCGTGAATGCTGTGTTTCTGATTCTTACCACAGAGCCAGTAGCCACGATATACATGTCAGTGGGTGCTTCATTCTGCAAGATTACATCTTCTTTTGGAGGAAAATATTCAGCCTTCATCTCGGAGACCTTAAAATTCAACCACGAAAATAGAAGTTAAACAAAATTGGCTTCTTACATATAAGATTGCAGAAGAAACTAGAATGACATTGCGGTGTATCAAACACCGCCAATTAGTACAAAATAGTGTTATCTTAATAATTACCAATTGGAAAAGGAGGTCTCTTGATACACCCTGGAACAAGTAGACACTATCAACGAGTGGATAGAAGAGATAGTGAGAGATGCTACATCGAATGGCTTTAGGGAGCGCATCGAGAGCCTCTTGCTGCTGCAGCCCTTCTGAATTCGTTCTGTACTTCAAACACAAATGAGCAAGCATCTGCTCGTGCAGGTGATCAGGTATTTGGTTCCTATGTGCAAAACTTGTCGCAGCTTGAATACTATCTCTCTACAGTCCAAAAAACAAGCCCAAAAAAACAGGAAACCAAAACATGAAAACCACTATTACTTGCACACTTGTCAGAACAACGAAGTTAATAGCTACAATTCTTAAGTTAAAATTTACATAATTTAGTAGTAAGAATTATAATATTAGTGTGAAAACAAAGAATTGAACTTACAAATTGTCTAGTTCGAGCAGTTCCATGGACAATCAAGTTGGTCATGTTTCCGATCAGGTAAGCTTGCAACCCAACATTGAAGAGCATATAGAAGATATTGAATGTCATCTCCTGTGAATTTACAGGATGAAAATCACCATAGCCGGTGGTTGTTAGGGTGATTATGGACCAGTACATTGAGGTCACGTACCGGTCCCATAAACTCAATTGTTGAAAGTTTTCTACGATAAGCCCAAACCATGTCCTTCTTGGGTTAGGATAATGCACAGCAAGGAAATAGAAGAAGCAGCCGGCGCAATGAACTGTGAGGAGAGTAACCTATAAGCACATCAAAAGCCTGATGATCATGATTATACACATCAGTTATATTAGACATTCAGCtctctctattaaaaaaaaatgaccaGATATTAGTCGAAAAGTACTCACGAAAATAAGTTTGCAGTATCGAACCCAAAAGTAGCTATAGTTCCTGTCCTTCTCCAATCTAGAATATCAGAGAAAATGTAAAATAACATGAGAGCTTAATGATCAGATCCTGTAATgaacatgaaaaatataatCTGCATTGCCTTTGGATTAAGCTGACTTCGAACATGCATAAACCAATGATGAATTCAGTTCAGAATTCATAAAtaaatgcatatatataataagaCTGCTGTGAAGGGAACTTCCATTTATGTAATTTGTACCTGGAAATCATTGCACTGAATCTTCGGAGACGCCAAAAGCGGAGGATATTGAAGTATCCATAAGTCTCCAGAGGAGGAGGCAGAACACGCTGAGCAAGTTCCCAAGGGATTGTGGAGATGATGTCAAAGGCCAGCCAGGTTTTGGCATATCTCAGAGCAATGATCTTGTGGTTGTCAATGAGGAGATAAGTAGTTTTATCAAGGTAGGCTATAAAGAATGTCAATACAATGTCGATAGCGAAAAGTGCATTGACAACGTTATCAGCTATGGCAAGAGGTCCTTTTGCTCTGTCCAAGAATCCAAATTCAAAGGGACACACCCAAGCAGTGTAGAAAACCAGCAATATAAGAAATGACTGCCAAAGTCtgcaaattaattaaaaaccaagACCAAATGTTATACttgaattatgtttttttttgtttttttggtagGACGATATTCTAAATTGAGAAGGGATCAAACTCAAGTGCAAAGTATATAGCTTGATCAACTGACGTAACTCACATTACGCAATTATTAATTAAACCAATAATGGAGCTACAATTAGAAAATTAAAGTccccaaaataaaacaaaacaaaaaatacccATGAACGATTGAAACATCATTAAAAGAAGAACCAAACTGGGCAATAAATTGTTTGTGATCTTATGCCGCCATACATGTGCACAAACACCACCAAAGATATTCAAATACATTCTAAATTTAAAACTTGCCACATGCAATTCATATCGAATCAAAATAAATCACCCCAATTGAGAACACGCACTGACATGCAAAACCAACCAG
This window contains:
- the LOC103456161 gene encoding potassium channel AKT1-like — encoded protein: MMRKGSMSMSMLICGQGYGGVEQEKAEQMSREDSSHASQFSLSNGILPSLGATARNRPKHKLHRFIISPFNYYYKLWQSFLILLVFYTAWVCPFEFGFLDRAKGPLAIADNVVNALFAIDIVLTFFIAYLDKTTYLLIDNHKIIALRYAKTWLAFDIISTIPWELAQRVLPPPLETYGYFNILRFWRLRRFSAMISRLEKDRNYSYFWVRYCKLIFVTLLTVHCAGCFFYFLAVHYPNPRRTWFGLIVENFQQLSLWDRYVTSMYWSIITLTTTGYGDFHPVNSQEMTFNIFYMLFNVGLQAYLIGNMTNLIVHGTARTRQFRDSIQAATSFAHRNQIPDHLHEQMLAHLCLKYRTNSEGLQQQEALDALPKAIRCSISHYLFYPLVDSVYLFQGVSRDLLFQLVSEMKAEYFPPKEDVILQNEAPTDMYIVATGSVELIMHRNGATPVVHEAKTGDVVGEIGVLCYRPQMVTVRTKGLSQLLRLNRTAFLNLVQANVGDGTIIMNNFLKHLKEMKNPLAEGILRDIEHVLASGKMDLPLSLCFAAQRGDDLLLHRLLRRGSDPNEMDNNGRTAMHIAASNGNEHCALLLLEYEADPNIQDSEGNVPIWEAISGKHESLIKLLLDNGAKINSGNVGNFACAAVEQNNLELLKDIVTYNGDVTLPKSNGTAALHTAVCEGNVEMVKFLLEQGAEADKPDGYGWTPRALAEHQGHEEIMELFQHKWESNKPTKKPTVVPMPKDLIPSRPGKFRSEPTLPPYARDGRPSYSDMTSENTRRMDKIFRNSLFGFMSAANTNTGEKDRDIVASTGSLARSTSRNSYPARVTLSCPKKGQTAAKLVLLPDSLQQLLDLGAKKFQFTATKVLTEDGAEVEDVELVRDGDHLVLAGDSEK